The following proteins are encoded in a genomic region of Candidatus Manganitrophaceae bacterium:
- a CDS encoding c-type cytochrome → MADSVSQKPYAIRPLGYIPYSGVQMPDLRLTEQEATKISHYLSTLKRVEIERRSTLKKRLNNPEDWEGDIEKGKRSFVRLPCLNCHTITGGKRRLIGPDLSDIGTRLQAEFLYLWIENPQAFEPLTIMPNFGLKDKQLFLITRYLMSLKRKLPPVPDETPTGRLPFGPMRVAKAERLFRDLCIRCHTLDGRGGKTGPDLSYEGDKVKRRWLFQFLKNPYRIRPLGYAQNPIARMPKLRLNDDELMNMTEFISTLRKGRNLNLPLGKGRMMSERMSEAKKPGMSRTGMINIGKMVINMKGCTGCHRIGKLSLQRVTISPDLTTVGDRLKEGWMYSWIKDPQKYRPDTLMPNLGLSDMQARSVAAYLSERKQARK, encoded by the coding sequence ATGGCTGATTCGGTTTCTCAAAAACCTTACGCCATTCGCCCCTTGGGCTATATCCCTTACAGTGGCGTACAGATGCCGGATCTGCGTCTTACGGAGCAAGAAGCAACAAAAATTTCCCACTATCTCTCGACACTGAAGAGAGTAGAAATTGAAAGACGGTCGACTCTGAAAAAGCGCCTCAATAACCCTGAAGACTGGGAAGGGGATATCGAAAAAGGGAAGAGGTCATTTGTCCGGCTTCCCTGTTTAAACTGTCATACCATCACAGGAGGCAAAAGAAGGCTGATTGGACCGGATCTTTCTGATATCGGAACCCGTCTCCAAGCTGAATTTCTCTATCTTTGGATCGAGAATCCACAGGCCTTTGAGCCGCTGACAATCATGCCAAACTTTGGGCTTAAAGACAAGCAACTCTTCCTTATCACGCGCTACCTGATGTCTCTGAAAAGAAAACTTCCCCCGGTGCCGGACGAGACGCCGACGGGACGACTCCCCTTTGGCCCGATGCGTGTTGCCAAGGCAGAGAGGCTTTTTCGGGATCTCTGCATCCGCTGTCATACCCTGGATGGTCGGGGAGGAAAGACCGGGCCGGATCTGAGCTATGAAGGGGATAAGGTCAAGCGGCGGTGGCTCTTTCAATTTCTCAAGAATCCTTACCGCATCCGTCCCCTGGGTTATGCACAAAATCCTATCGCGCGCATGCCGAAGCTCAGATTAAACGACGACGAGCTGATGAACATGACCGAATTCATCTCCACGCTCCGAAAGGGGAGGAATCTGAACCTCCCTTTGGGAAAGGGCCGGATGATGTCTGAAAGGATGTCGGAAGCGAAGAAACCCGGGATGAGCCGGACAGGGATGATTAACATAGGGAAAATGGTGATCAATATGAAAGGCTGTACCGGTTGTCATCGTATCGGAAAACTTTCACTGCAGCGGGTGACGATTAGTCCGGATCTAACCACGGTCGGGGACCGGCTCAAAGAAGGGTGGATGTATTCCTGGATCAAAGATCCGCAGAAGTACCGTCCGGACACCCTTATGCCGAATCTGGGACTCAGTGATATGCAGGCACGGTCTGTCGCGGCCTATTTATCTGAACGGAAACAGGCCCGTAAGTAA
- the merF gene encoding mercury resistance system transport protein MerF, whose translation MAGKSSNGLLKVGLIGSVVAAVCCFTPVLVIGLSAVGFAVLIGYLDYVLLPALVIFIGITVYAMTRRNLGVEHGENE comes from the coding sequence ATGGCAGGGAAGTCTTCAAATGGTTTGTTGAAAGTCGGCCTTATCGGTTCAGTGGTTGCTGCCGTCTGCTGCTTTACGCCGGTGTTGGTGATTGGACTGAGTGCGGTTGGGTTCGCGGTGCTGATCGGATACTTAGATTATGTCCTGTTACCCGCACTTGTTATTTTTATCGGGATCACGGTCTATGCCATGACACGAAGGAATTTAGGAGTAGAACATGGCGAAAACGAATGA
- a CDS encoding sensor domain-containing diguanylate cyclase, whose amino-acid sequence MEPLLVPNIPDCPFCDDPILVKEGVQSLIAIPLLSNAGPIGILYADDFRPRSFEPSIMEALLTLGTQAVISIQNQQAFQEIRDLSTHDSLTGLYNRRYLDRALRTEMDRTSRLQHPLSLIMLDIDHFKTINDKFGHMIGDQVLNGLSRLFESIIRPYDTFARFGGEEFLIVMPETDDGIATALAERLRKSVATTEFSSKGVSMTCSFGVSTSLWDEEPLLDLETFVERADKALYQAKKSGRNQVVSFSSLAEESGKIDAHLGDEP is encoded by the coding sequence ATGGAACCATTGCTTGTCCCGAATATTCCCGATTGTCCTTTCTGTGATGACCCTATCCTTGTGAAAGAAGGGGTTCAATCCCTGATTGCAATACCTCTTCTTTCTAACGCAGGACCGATCGGTATTCTTTACGCCGACGATTTCAGGCCTCGGAGTTTTGAACCGTCAATCATGGAGGCCCTGCTGACGCTGGGAACACAGGCGGTCATCAGCATTCAAAACCAACAAGCATTTCAAGAGATCAGGGATCTCTCAACCCATGATTCTCTGACCGGACTCTACAACCGCCGCTACCTCGACAGGGCCTTGAGGACCGAGATGGACCGGACCTCCCGACTACAACATCCTTTATCACTCATCATGCTGGACATCGACCATTTCAAGACCATCAACGACAAATTCGGACACATGATCGGCGATCAGGTTCTAAACGGTCTGTCAAGACTGTTCGAATCGATCATTCGTCCCTACGATACCTTCGCCCGTTTCGGGGGTGAAGAGTTCCTCATCGTGATGCCTGAAACAGATGATGGCATCGCAACCGCGTTGGCTGAACGGCTACGTAAATCCGTCGCAACAACAGAATTTTCTTCAAAAGGGGTTTCCATGACCTGTAGCTTCGGGGTAAGCACCTCGCTGTGGGATGAAGAACCGCTTCTCGATTTAGAAACCTTTGTCGAGCGCGCGGACAAAGCACTCTACCAAGCCAAGAAATCCGGTCGTAATCAGGTCGTCAGCTTCAGCAGCCTTGCAGAAGAATCAGGAAAGATCGATGCCCACCTCGGAGATGAACCGTAA
- a CDS encoding transcriptional regulator, translating to MLREEKRCSVTEIYQKLGHAQNLVSHHLTCLKNCGLVTAEKKGKQVYYKLRNKKILKLIDFTDRYIKDVLESVLFCEVVSEENRGRSRTRRSISA from the coding sequence ATGCTGCGTGAAGAGAAGCGGTGCAGCGTTACAGAGATCTACCAAAAGCTCGGCCATGCGCAGAACCTTGTTTCGCACCACCTGACCTGCCTTAAAAACTGCGGTCTCGTCACGGCTGAAAAGAAAGGCAAGCAGGTTTATTACAAGCTCCGGAACAAGAAGATCCTCAAGCTGATTGATTTTACCGACCGCTATATCAAGGATGTTCTGGAGAGTGTCTTGTTTTGCGAAGTCGTTTCTGAAGAGAATCGGGGCCGTTCTAGAACGAGAAGGTCCATCAGCGCGTGA
- a CDS encoding efflux RND transporter periplasmic adaptor subunit produces the protein MTLTMQKQRQIGVKTVTVTQKALETVIRTIGRVDYDETTLTTITTKIEGWIENLSVDTTGMRVTKGKALFSVYSPKLVQTQEEYLLARQASKKTKVKQGLGGLAAASRRRLLLWDVTPRQIRDLEARGKIVRALPILSPVGGVVIEKMALRGMYVKPGMPLYKIADLSQVWIYVDIYESDLPLIKVGQEATVTLSYLPGERFQGKVTTIYPYLNETNRTATVRIILDNADGKLKPGMYAHVEITAPVTTGLAVPESAILDSGLRQIAFVAKPRGVFEPRVVKIGSRINRDIIILEGLKEGEKVVTHGTFLLDSESKMMASMEGMMGLIGMGDWKMEGSKMGEMDMGGMEMKGMPGMDMKGMNMQGKEMEGMRDD, from the coding sequence GTGACGCTGACAATGCAGAAGCAGCGACAGATCGGAGTCAAGACGGTGACTGTGACACAGAAGGCCCTGGAGACCGTGATCCGAACGATCGGGCGGGTGGACTACGATGAGACAACGCTGACCACGATCACGACCAAGATCGAAGGATGGATTGAGAATCTCTCTGTTGATACGACCGGCATGAGGGTTACAAAAGGGAAAGCGCTCTTTTCGGTCTACAGTCCAAAGCTGGTGCAAACCCAGGAGGAGTACCTGCTGGCAAGACAGGCCTCAAAAAAGACAAAGGTCAAACAAGGACTCGGCGGTCTGGCGGCAGCGAGCCGCAGACGTCTTTTGCTTTGGGATGTCACGCCACGACAAATACGCGATCTGGAGGCGCGAGGGAAAATTGTCCGGGCCCTACCAATCCTTTCACCTGTCGGCGGTGTTGTCATCGAGAAGATGGCCCTCCGGGGGATGTATGTGAAACCAGGGATGCCGCTTTACAAAATCGCCGATCTTTCTCAGGTTTGGATCTATGTCGATATTTATGAAAGTGACCTCCCTCTTATCAAAGTGGGGCAGGAGGCCACTGTCACTCTATCTTATCTTCCGGGCGAACGTTTTCAGGGGAAAGTGACCACCATCTACCCCTATCTGAACGAAACAAACCGCACCGCGACCGTCCGGATTATCCTCGACAATGCAGATGGAAAATTGAAACCGGGGATGTATGCCCATGTCGAAATTACGGCCCCGGTGACAACAGGGCTGGCCGTGCCGGAAAGCGCAATCCTCGATTCCGGACTCCGACAGATTGCCTTTGTCGCAAAACCGAGAGGGGTGTTTGAACCCCGCGTGGTCAAGATCGGCTCCCGGATCAATCGTGACATCATCATCCTGGAAGGCCTAAAGGAAGGGGAAAAGGTGGTGACACACGGGACCTTCCTGCTAGATTCAGAGAGCAAGATGATGGCCTCAATGGAAGGCATGATGGGCCTGATCGGGATGGGCGACTGGAAGATGGAAGGTTCCAAGATGGGTGAAATGGACATGGGTGGCATGGAGATGAAAGGGATGCCGGGAATGGATATGAAGGGCATGAACATGCAGGGAAAAGAGATGGAGGGCATGAGAGATGATTGA
- a CDS encoding carboxymuconolactone decarboxylase family protein — translation MAKTNEISMTEETLFSELRRLSPKVTGGIMRMRQAAYEDGKVAGRYKLLAAMAISITLRCEPCIRAYVKMALDKGTNQEEFIEFLNVAMTMQGCPGEEWSLKAFAFYKEFSSGRTQEVAESCCPTHELKNEAT, via the coding sequence ATGGCGAAAACGAATGAAATCAGCATGACAGAAGAAACCCTTTTTTCTGAGTTGCGGAGGCTCAGCCCCAAGGTCACCGGGGGGATCATGCGAATGCGCCAGGCGGCCTACGAAGACGGCAAGGTCGCGGGCCGGTATAAATTACTCGCCGCCATGGCCATCTCCATCACACTGCGGTGTGAACCGTGTATTCGAGCCTATGTGAAAATGGCTCTGGATAAAGGGACCAATCAGGAAGAATTTATCGAATTCCTCAACGTGGCCATGACGATGCAGGGCTGCCCAGGAGAAGAATGGTCCCTGAAGGCCTTTGCCTTTTATAAAGAATTTTCCTCTGGTCGAACTCAGGAAGTTGCTGAGTCCTGCTGCCCCACCCACGAACTCAAAAACGAAGCGACCTGA
- a CDS encoding c-type cytochrome — translation MEENAWEGNQMNGLPFRKVFFSISLVVQIILLSKAVLALDKTDGVDDSGKILVEKIGCLNCHAIDGKGGTVAPDLSHAHERLHEEWLIRFLKNLTPFAPWAISLTVAYRCRICVLRSKKQQKFPTISRH, via the coding sequence ATGGAGGAAAATGCATGGGAGGGAAATCAAATGAACGGACTTCCTTTTCGGAAAGTGTTCTTCTCGATCTCTCTTGTGGTTCAGATTATTTTATTATCGAAGGCTGTCCTTGCCCTGGACAAGACCGATGGCGTTGACGATTCCGGAAAAATCCTGGTTGAGAAGATAGGCTGCCTGAATTGTCATGCCATTGACGGAAAAGGGGGAACAGTTGCCCCGGATCTCAGCCATGCCCATGAGCGTCTCCATGAGGAATGGCTGATTCGGTTTCTCAAAAACCTTACGCCATTCGCCCCTTGGGCTATATCCCTTACAGTGGCGTACAGATGCCGGATCTGCGTCTTACGGAGCAAGAAGCAACAAAAATTTCCCACTATCTCTCGACACTGA
- a CDS encoding efflux RND transporter permease subunit yields MIERIIESCARNRFMVFLSIFFLSAWGVWSLQRIPLDAIPDLSDVQVIVFTEWPGRSPTLMEDQITYPIVTAMTAAPRVKYARGQSFLGLSFVNVVFEDGTDMYWARSRVLEYMQGVTGRLPEGVTPTLGPDATGVGWVYEYALVDESGQHDLWKLTAFQDWTLRYWLQSVPGVAEVATIGGMVKQYQIVLDPNKLLAYNISLKHVIKQIRNSNNDVGGRVVEISEWEYMVRGLGYIQNLDDLRDIGLGTDNHGTPIFLGDVARVQLGPDIRRGLADLDGQGEVVGGVVVMRFGENALNVIEAVKAKLKEIEPSLPEGVKIVTTYDRSQLITGAIGTLREKLVEITIVVSLVSLFFLFHLRSALVAILTLPAAILMAFIAMYALGINANVMSLGGIAIAVGAMVDAAIVMIENAHRRLEEQPDADRTRVIIDAAKELGRPLFFSLIIITVSFIPVFTLEAQEGRLFKPLAYTKTFAMFFAAMVSITLVSALMTTLIRGKITPSQKNPAHRFLAWSYRPFLAGVLRFRKTTLVLALLLLAATVPVFMGLGSEFMPPLNEGTILYMPTTLPGLSITQAKNILQTQDRMLKSFPEVDRVFGKIGRAKTSTDPAPLNMVETIITLKPRDEWRPGVTWDSLTDEMDQKLQFPGMPNIWWMPIQTRNEMLATGIRSTLGIKILGPDLKEIEKIGLKIEGMLKQAPGVRSVFAERVTGGYYLDFKVNRREAARYGLTVGDVNDVIESAIGGKNISQTVEGRERYPINVRYARELRDDPESIRRILVAAPTGAQIPLGHLAEIRLNQGPPMVRDENGSLAGFVFVDVDKQDLGGFVEKAKHLVNQNLKLPPGYSLIWAGQYQYMLRAREKLAVVVPLTLLIIFVVLYLNFQSVGRSLIILLTVPFALIGGIWCLKILDYNMSVAVWVGLIALAGVASEMGVVMITFLDDAVGRKQGGGGPSELIHLKETIMQGAVKRVRPVIMTAATTFLGLVPILWSSGTGADVMKRIAAPMVGGMITATLLTLLLIPTIYSLFLEWNLKRELCK; encoded by the coding sequence ATGATTGAACGAATCATTGAAAGCTGCGCACGCAATCGCTTCATGGTCTTCCTGAGTATTTTCTTTCTCTCGGCCTGGGGAGTCTGGTCGCTCCAACGGATCCCACTCGATGCCATTCCGGATCTGTCGGATGTTCAGGTCATCGTCTTTACCGAATGGCCGGGCCGGAGTCCCACCTTGATGGAAGACCAGATCACCTATCCCATCGTCACCGCCATGACCGCTGCGCCACGTGTGAAATATGCCCGGGGACAATCTTTCCTCGGGCTTTCCTTCGTCAATGTCGTCTTTGAGGACGGGACCGATATGTACTGGGCGCGAAGCCGGGTCCTGGAGTACATGCAGGGGGTGACGGGAAGACTTCCGGAGGGGGTCACACCGACCCTCGGACCGGACGCAACCGGCGTGGGATGGGTCTATGAGTATGCCCTGGTGGATGAGAGCGGACAACATGACCTCTGGAAACTCACCGCTTTTCAGGACTGGACGCTTCGCTATTGGCTTCAGTCTGTTCCCGGTGTGGCCGAAGTAGCCACGATCGGAGGGATGGTAAAGCAATACCAGATCGTTCTCGATCCCAACAAGCTCTTGGCCTACAATATCTCTCTGAAGCATGTGATCAAGCAGATCCGTAACAGCAACAACGATGTGGGCGGCCGTGTCGTAGAGATCTCGGAGTGGGAGTACATGGTCCGCGGCCTGGGGTATATCCAGAATCTAGACGACCTTCGGGACATCGGTTTAGGGACCGATAACCATGGAACCCCGATCTTTTTAGGGGATGTCGCCCGAGTCCAACTGGGGCCCGATATCCGACGAGGCCTGGCCGATCTGGACGGCCAGGGAGAGGTGGTCGGCGGAGTGGTGGTCATGCGTTTTGGAGAAAACGCACTGAACGTAATTGAGGCGGTCAAAGCCAAGCTCAAGGAAATCGAGCCCTCGCTCCCCGAGGGGGTGAAAATCGTCACCACTTATGACCGCTCCCAACTCATCACCGGCGCGATCGGCACCCTTCGTGAGAAGCTGGTCGAGATCACGATTGTGGTGAGCCTGGTTTCCCTTTTCTTTCTTTTCCACCTGCGATCCGCCCTGGTGGCCATCCTCACCCTCCCTGCCGCCATCCTGATGGCCTTCATTGCGATGTACGCGCTCGGAATCAACGCCAACGTGATGTCTCTGGGAGGGATCGCCATTGCGGTCGGGGCGATGGTGGATGCCGCCATTGTCATGATTGAGAATGCCCACCGGCGTCTGGAAGAACAGCCGGACGCCGATCGCACACGGGTCATCATCGACGCAGCAAAAGAACTGGGGCGGCCCCTGTTCTTTTCGCTGATCATTATCACCGTCTCCTTTATCCCCGTTTTCACCTTAGAGGCGCAGGAGGGGAGGCTCTTCAAGCCTCTGGCCTACACCAAGACCTTCGCCATGTTCTTCGCCGCCATGGTCTCGATCACCCTTGTTTCTGCCCTCATGACGACCTTGATCCGGGGAAAGATCACCCCGTCTCAAAAGAATCCGGCCCACCGCTTTTTGGCCTGGAGTTACCGGCCTTTTCTGGCCGGAGTACTGCGTTTTCGTAAGACAACGCTCGTATTGGCCCTCCTTTTGTTGGCGGCGACCGTTCCGGTCTTCATGGGACTCGGTTCTGAATTTATGCCCCCCTTGAATGAAGGGACGATCCTCTATATGCCGACCACGTTGCCCGGGCTTTCCATTACACAGGCAAAAAATATCTTACAGACCCAAGACCGGATGCTGAAGTCGTTTCCGGAAGTGGACCGGGTTTTTGGGAAGATCGGTCGGGCAAAAACCTCTACCGACCCGGCCCCTCTCAACATGGTCGAGACGATCATTACGCTCAAGCCCCGCGATGAATGGCGCCCCGGCGTTACCTGGGACAGCCTGACTGACGAGATGGATCAAAAACTTCAGTTTCCCGGAATGCCGAATATCTGGTGGATGCCGATCCAGACCCGGAATGAAATGCTGGCCACGGGGATCCGGAGTACTCTGGGAATCAAGATCCTGGGCCCCGATTTAAAAGAGATCGAAAAAATCGGTTTAAAAATCGAAGGAATGCTCAAACAGGCCCCCGGGGTTCGGAGCGTCTTTGCCGAACGGGTCACCGGCGGCTATTATCTCGATTTTAAAGTAAACCGTCGGGAGGCCGCACGATATGGCTTAACCGTGGGAGATGTGAACGATGTTATTGAGTCGGCGATTGGCGGGAAAAACATTTCTCAAACCGTGGAGGGACGGGAGCGCTATCCCATTAACGTCCGCTATGCCCGTGAACTTCGGGACGATCCCGAAAGCATTCGGCGTATCCTTGTGGCCGCGCCCACCGGTGCCCAGATCCCTCTTGGACATCTCGCCGAGATCCGCCTGAATCAGGGCCCACCGATGGTCCGGGATGAAAACGGTTCCCTCGCCGGATTTGTCTTTGTCGATGTCGACAAGCAGGATCTGGGAGGTTTTGTGGAGAAGGCCAAACACCTGGTCAATCAAAACCTGAAGCTTCCTCCGGGATATTCCCTCATCTGGGCCGGACAGTACCAGTACATGCTTCGTGCCCGGGAAAAGCTGGCCGTGGTCGTTCCCCTGACGCTGCTCATTATCTTTGTCGTCCTCTACCTCAACTTTCAGTCGGTCGGCCGCAGCCTCATCATCCTCCTGACGGTCCCCTTTGCGTTGATCGGCGGGATCTGGTGTCTGAAAATACTCGATTACAATATGAGTGTGGCCGTCTGGGTCGGACTGATCGCCCTTGCAGGGGTTGCCTCTGAAATGGGGGTCGTGATGATCACCTTTTTAGACGACGCCGTCGGGAGAAAACAAGGAGGGGGCGGACCCTCTGAACTGATCCACTTGAAAGAGACGATCATGCAAGGGGCCGTCAAACGGGTCAGGCCGGTGATCATGACCGCCGCGACCACCTTTTTAGGCCTGGTGCCGATCCTTTGGAGTAGTGGAACGGGGGCCGATGTCATGAAGCGGATCGCCGCCCCGATGGTCGGAGGAATGATCACCGCAACGCTCTTGACCTTGCTCTTGATCCCAACGATTTATTCGCTCTTTCTGGAGTGGAACCTGAAACGTGAACTTTGTAAGTAA